In Macaca mulatta isolate MMU2019108-1 chromosome 16, T2T-MMU8v2.0, whole genome shotgun sequence, the sequence actgcactccagcctggttgacagagtgaaaccttgtctcaaaataaaaaataaaaataaatattaattgaaaacaagtcaggcatggtggcttacgcctgtaatccaagcactttggaaggctgaagagggtggattgcttgagtccaggagtttgagaacagcctggccaacatggtaaaaccctgtctctacaaaaagtacaaaaattagccacgtgtggtggcctgtgactgtaggcccagctacttgggaggctaaggtgggatgatcacctgagcctggggaggttgagactgcaatgagccatgatcaggccgttgcactccagcctgggtgacagagtaagaccctgtcttttaaaaaaaaaaaaaaagaaaagaaatattaattagAAACCCATGGTTGAAACTTACCTGAATagaaggctttatttttctcataggTAAGCCTGTGTTTTCTTGGATGTGAAACTAGGGCAGTGGGTTGCTCTTAGGTAATACAAGATGAAATGCAGCGATGCGATGATGAGTGAAGTAGTCTGACCTGGTATTGCCATTGCTTCAGTGTTGGCTTTGACCAGGGTATGATCTCTTAATCTTCTCTCTGAGCTGATTCTGGTTGTGGTTTTTCCACACAGGTGTGTTATATCCTGTTTGGACACTGGTTTTATCATGTTTAAGGTGTTTCTTTTATGTTCGTTTGAATTACTGATACTCATGTTTTCCTTCTTAGGTTGAGATGAAAAATCTTGCTTTGAATTCTTCACGGAGGACTACATCATTTCAATCTTGAATCTGGCTCAATTCTATTATTCACTTATTactgtatttaaaacatttaattggctgggcacggtggctcatgcctgtaatcccagcactttgggaggccaaggcgggcggatcacttgaggtcaggagttcaacaccagccgggccaacatggcaaaaccctgcctctactaaaaatacaaaaatcatccgggtgtggtggcgcacacctgtaatcacagctacttgggagactgaggtgagagaattgtttgaaaccaggaggtggagggtgcagtgagctgagatcacgccactgcactcaagccgtggcaacagagtgagactctgtctcagtaaaaaaaataaaaaataaaaaatgtttacttaaCCATGATATTTGCTTTAGTAAAAATTTTGAGgtttaaagagaattttaaaatccattacaCTTTTCTTATGGCAtataaaagtttacattttttttattgtCTCAGCTAATATCATAAATGCCTTAATGTTAAAATCCATGGGATATTCTATTTAAAGTTTTAGCTTTATCACCTCTGTGCTATCAGAGAATGTGCTTTGAATTGGTAAAATGAGTTAAAGTATTGGAAAACACCTATGTTAGCAGAGGCTCTCAAAAATCATTTTCATCCTTCCTCTTCtagtgatgattttttttttaaaccatgtttTCACCAGCCTGCCAATCCAATGGCATAAATGCTTCTACATAGGCAACTTAAGTGTTTCTTAAGTTGATGCAAGGTATTTCGCATGAGGCTGAATTATTGTTGGAGCAGAGGATTTTTGTTCCAACAACTGAATTGGCAAAACGTCAATATAAAAACACCTCAAAAAGTCAACAGTAGTctgaatgaaaaattattttaaacaccTCAAGTAATCTTTACATTTCTACAAAATCATAACAACATGGAAGTTCTTTTCCAGAAACATTTATTCTTAAAATCTACTTAAGTGTTTCATAGAAACTTTAGTAATAACCAGAATAATTCATGACAGTTTAGCAAACTCTTAGCAGCAAGCAGAAAGAACTTATTAAAATATCCTTTCTTTACACAATTAGATTAGTATTTTGCTTCACATCTTCATTGCTTGTTAGCTTTGCTTTTATACAGGAATCTTCAGACTAGTCTCTTTGTAACACTCAACCCCTATTCCTTTTTTAACCAGTTTCTCAAGAAAGATATGGAGAGCTCATACAGGAATATCCTTAAATATCCTAAATATCCAACTTTTAAGATGTCCTTTTTTATCCTTAAAAGCTGATAAACTATAGATGTCACTTAACAAATGGGTCACAGTATATGGAAGGAGCTTTTTTCCCCCCCTAAAGTGTTTCTAAGCATTTCTATCAAGAGCAGGTCTACATTTCTTATCGTTTACAAACTGATGAAATTTCCACCTTACAGACAGGCAAGTAAatgctttcttttctaaaaagGCTTGCTAACAACTCActgttcactttattttttatgtagtcTATTTTTCCCAAGAGCTTCTGTACTTCTTATATTTTAAGGAAAGGGATAGACAAAAACTTGTGTACTCATTATTCTGTTTAATCTCTACACTGGCCCTCATATCCCCTGCCAGTCCTGATTCTTCTACTTTAAGCAGTTTGGTCAACTGTAAGTAGGGTTCTGGAGAGCAGGCTAAAAGGTTAGGATCAAATGGCCATATCCTTTTAAAGAAATCCATATAGtcatttaaagttcatatagTTATGAATTGAGGCTGAGAAGTGTCAACTCAGTACCATACTGAAACCAGCTCTGTGGCATTATAGCGCAATATTTTTGTTGTGAGGATAAGACACAATTCCTTTTCAGTTCTCGGGGGAGTAGAGTTTAATCAGATGTTGTACTTCTGTTGGATAACCTGTGATGGGACAAGCTTGGTGACTCCTCACATAATGAAACACACAGCGGTAACAAAACACATAGCCAGAGGTGGCAAGAACAGTATCATTCACCCGGGTTTTACGACACAGTGGGCACACAGTCTTCATTTTGGGTAAGAGGGGAGAATCAGAGTTATAGTCTAGGTGTACAGGTGGTGGTGGAGTAGGCAGGGCAGTCAATGACTTGATGGTTTCTTGATTTTCAGATGAGTACCACCAGTCAAGGAACTGCAAGAAGAATACACCCACAGAAAGGCCAGTAGACAGGGATAAGGCAACACCCCCCACAGCTTTCTTCAGAGCTGACTTTATCTTCTCACTAACACTGTTGGGAGAAAAGAACAAGGAGGCAAAGAGAGAAACTTTATTTAGGTATAATTACAAAGTGACTAACATAAATGCAGTTCTTACATTTTTCATCAGAATCACTGGGACTGAATGGTTGGTAGACTATCTCCTTAAGGATCTATTCTAAATTATTCTTTCTAACTTACAGTATTTTAGGGGCATAGGAGCTAAGCTTTGTTTTTAGTAACAAATGATTagggtttggttttgtgttttgaaAGAGAAATCAGTAGAGAATTTGATTATATAAATCTCCTCCCTTTTTTTAGTGGAAGATAgtgatccagaaaaaaaaaattcacttaacaAAAAACTTAGCAGTATTGAGGAATGTATATATTTGAACTTGTAGGAGAACATAAATATGAACTAGAAGGAGCACAACAACAATATGATTAAGAGCACAGTcttaggcagggtgcagtggctcacagagCACAGTCTTTAGAATTGTATTGATTTggcttgaatcccagctctgccaccttcTAGCTATGTAGCTACATGACCTTGGCAAGGTACTTAACTGCTTGGGTTTAGTTTCCTCAACTGTGAGCTAATACATTTACTTCATTGGGTTGTGTTGAGGAttaagataatgtatgtaaagaaaGCACCTAGCACAGAACCTGGGACATAGCAAGTATGCACTAAAGTATACCTAGTATGATAAAGGTTACCAGGATGACAGTCCTTATTTTATGGACACAAGGAATAGCTTTTCTGTGACTTTATGCAATACCACAAAGTTAACAGGTGAATTTCACAAAACTGGGATAAGATTTTAGAATTTACTAACTAAAGATCTTTTGGAAATGTTAAGGCCTTACCTCCTGGCTGGCTGCTGCATCATGCTGGCCTTAGCTGGTTTGTGCTCCAGAGCTTGTATATCCTGAACTGTCAGTCGACCTAGCCGAACTCCAGCCAGCCTCAGCAGTGGTGAGTGATGCTGAACTTTTCCTAGGATGTATCGAAGTTGTTGTACAAGAAACCATCCTTCCCAGGCCATATTCACAAATGGGTAGGCTGCCAGGAAGGCTCTGTAAAATCGTTTCCAGCGGGAAGAAGGGGGATGAATAGAATATTCATCCTCTTCTCTCAGGCTAGAAACCAGCTTCTCCAGCTTCACTTTCAGATAGGGAAGAAGAACCAGGACCATAATTGATTTCCAAAGCTGCTTCTTTGGGAGACCAGCGCTAGCCAGTCTCTGAGACTTGTGAGTGTCCCCCATTACAATTCTCTTTAAGCCATAAAAGTTTTCAGAAAATGAGGCACTGGTTCTAGACAGGTAATGCTGCTGGACCAGAAGATCTAGCAGAGTAAAGATTTCATCAAACCACCTCCACAAGAAGCCATAGTGGGTGGGATTTGATTCTGCAAGAACctaaagcaaaataaagcagTAAGTAAAATTCATTCCATTACACAAGTTCTACACCTTCTATTTACATTCCCCCTTTTCCTCTAAAGTCTACACATTTTGTCTTAAGTCACTTTTGGACCCTGAAATGCTGGGTATTCACTACAGGTCTCTACACATAACACAGACTCAATAACTCTTAAGTCATGGGATACGAGTTATTTGCAAATTGGCTATTTCAAACGCTAGGCTACCAAATAAGCACAAATTATTCGTTGGTTTTTACCCAGTTGTCCCTAAAACCTTTCCAAGAATTAATACCTTACCTTGACCACATGCTGAAGAGCGGGTCTCACTGCTGTCATTAAACTGTCCTGTGCTACCACCTCAAAGATGGATGGCTGGTCATCAGCTACAGAAGCAGTTGTGATGTGAGCCCCGTGCTCAGCCATAGCTTCCTGTGTGTACTGGCTTTCACTTTTCCCACAAACTCTCTCGTGAGCATGAACTTTTTCGGGAGGAAGGGTATCAGATGCGTGCTCAGTCTTAAAGGTAAACTTTCTGCATAATATCTGAAACTCGAAACTCAATCTTAAGGGGAAAAATGAACTGGGGAAAAAAGACCTGTTCTGGAGGCGGAGGGGAGTCTCAAGAAGGTTAATAACAAAGTTAACTCGGATCTGGGTGGAAGTGGTATGTGCGAGGGGGTAACTTGTCAAATGCTGCACCTCAGGGCAGAGCGTGACTGTGGGGGACGCGATCCTGTCGAGCTGCGAACCAGAAAACCCCCTCCTCTCCAATCGTGAGAGCTCAAAAGCCAGCCGACTCTTAAGGATTCAGTCGTGTCACTGTAAGCCCGGGACATGAAGGCTAGCTCCAGCTGTTGGCTTTGAGTATCGCCGCCCGCGCCCGTCCTTGCTCGCTGACCCCACGCGAGGCGCAAAGAACCCACGACGCCACGTTTGAAGGGAGGTCTCCGCTTTATGACAGAAGCCGCACCCGGAAATAGAAACCACCGAGACCTCAGGGACGCCTGGCGGAAGAGAGGCACTCTAGTCCCGACTGCGGCCCGGAAACCGGAACTAGAGAACTATGACCCACCCGAACTTCCGCTCCCGCCCCGCTGAAATAGAAGAGGGGTCTTGCGGTCTGGTTTTGGCTATGAATATTCAGCTGGTTTGCTTTAGTTTTCGTAGCTGGGTCTGCATGGTAGCCTCGCTGTTTGAAAGCTACAGCTCTGAACCTCTCTCTGCGAGGTCCTTTTGACAAGCTGTTTGGGGCACCGCGCAGACGTCTGGCGCCGGGAGCCAGAGCTCGGGCCAGTTGCTGAGCCCTGTGTTCCTCCTGCAGGCGATGGAGCTAGGGgcggagggaggaagggaatcTGGAGGTGGAAAGGACCTTGCTGTACACGCGCGGCAGGGATGGTGGTTAATTTATATGTCTTCGCCTTCCAGAAAGGATTTAAAGCGACAAAGCAGGAGATAGGAGCCTTAGATTTATTGCCGCCAATTATAAGGAAGGATGATTGGATTGAGAAAGGTTCATGCTTGTTCCTCAGTACTTGAGACGGTTAATTTTCATCCAAGCTGGTAGTTTAACGTCTTCCAGGTTTTGGCTATATTCAAGCATAACTCCATGCTCTTGCTATACTGGAAGAAAATGGTCTCCGTCCTTGAACACAGTTGGATATGTCACCACCAGCGATGTGAATACAGTGCTAAAACAGGGAGCTTTATGAATTGTAACTAGCATGCACTGGGAACACTTGACAGAAAGGTTCCCTTCATGCCGTTTTTATGCCAAAACGAATGTGATTTACCTTAAGGTTTGTAAAGTACTTTTACATTATGTACAGCTTTGTCTCGCTGGAGTTGGCTGACACAGGCTTATGAGAGTTccacctctcctcccttcctctgggAAGTGCCACCTCTGGGCTAAATAACTGGGAATAGAAAGTATTGTTTACTGCCCTAGAGGCCcttatgttataaaaataattggtTTGCATAATGAGAACCCTCAAAAACAAGGTTTGGATTTAGTTATTCCAATAGGAGAGAAAGTCTTGCAAATTGTCCTTAATTATAGttataaaaagtgttttttacTCTACCAAAATCCATCATATtgatacatgattttttttttttttttttttttttttttttttttttttttttttttttgagacggagtctggctctgtcacccaggctggagtgcagtggcgcgatctcggctcactgcaagctccgcctcccgggtttacgccattctcctgcctcagcctcccgagtagctgggactacaggcgcccgccacctcgcccggctagttttttgtattttttagtagagacggggtttcaccgtgttagccaggatggtctcgatctcctgacctcgtgatccgcccgtctcggcctcccaaagtgctgggattacaggcttgagccaccgcgcccggccttgatacATGATTTTTACCTTGCAGAGTTTTAAGACTGGACATAGTTTATCGATATAAAGCACCTGGATACATATTAGGTGCTTGTTTAATAGTAACTGTTATGTGCAAGCTTTTCTTAAGTGAATAGCAAAAATACAAAGTTGAGAAGTAGCATCAACTAAAGcaggaaattaaacatttttatcacttaGGGATTTTTGGTtacaagcaaaagaaacaaacaggctAATTTAAACTAAAACGGAATTTATAGAAGTGTATGGAATACCTCACAAAAATAGGTAAAGCCAGCCCTAAAGAATAAGAAAGTAACAATACTATTGGGACTGCCTAACAGGAATTAGAAGTACTTATCCAGGCAACATTGTTGGCAATGAACGAGATTCCACTAATTTCTGTTTGTGTCTGTGCTCATGATACAAATTTCGACTGACCTCTTGGTTCAAGTTCACTCTCCACCCTCTCTTTTACTCTTAGCCAGGGGAAGGCAAGATGTCTTGATTGATAGTCCCATGGAAGTACTCCAGAAGTTAACTAAATGAATGGCATAAGAAAAAggagaccgggcacggtggctcacgcctataatcccagcactttgggaggccgaggcgggtggatcacctgaggtcgaattcgtgaccagcctcaccaacatggagaaaccccgtctctactagaaatacaaaaaattagccgggcgtagtggcacatgcctgtaatcccagctactcgggaggctgaggcaggagaatcttgaacccaggaagcggaggttgtggtgagccgagattgcgccattgcacttcagcctgggtgacagaacgagactctgtctccaaaaaaaagaaaagaaaaaag encodes:
- the PEX12 gene encoding LOW QUALITY PROTEIN: peroxisome assembly protein 12 (The sequence of the model RefSeq protein was modified relative to this genomic sequence to represent the inferred CDS: inserted 1 base in 1 codon); the encoded protein is MSRAYSDTTESLRVGWLLSSHDWRGGGFXGSQLDRIASPTVTLCPEVQHLTSYPLAHTTSTQIRVNFVINLLETPLRLQNRSFFPSSFFPLRLSFEFQILCRKFTFKTEHASDTLPPEKVHAHERVCGKSESQYTQEAMAEHGAHITTASVADDQPSIFEVVAQDSLMTAVRPALQHVVKVLAESNPTHYGFLWRWFDEIFTLLDLLVQQHYLSRTSASFSENFYGLKRIVMGDTHKSQRLASAGLPKKQLWKSIMVLVLLPYLKVKLEKLVSSLREEDEYSIHPPSSRWKRFYRAFLAAYPFVNMAWEGWFLVQQLRYILGKVQHHSPLLRLAGVRLGRLTVQDIQALEHKPAKASMMQQPARSVSEKIKSALKKAVGGVALSLSTGLSVGVFFLQFLDWWYSSENQETIKSLTALPTPPPPVHLDYNSDSPLLPKMKTVCPLCRKTRVNDTVLATSGYVFCYRCVFHYVRSHQACPITGYPTEVQHLIKLYSPEN